DNA from Colletotrichum higginsianum IMI 349063 chromosome 7 map unlocalized unitig_7, whole genome shotgun sequence:
AGCTTCGTAGCATCTCTTACTTTACAGTAAGATTGCTCTGCTTCTGGCGCTAAACCTTGTTTATCTTTACCGATCTTACTGTCGATGGAGGTAAATCAAAAAAAAGGCATGTCGAGTGGGCTTATGGTAATTACTGTGCCTCTGAGCCTCGAACATGTCCCTATCGCAGGTTGCTACGCTGACAACTCGTTATACAGTAAGCACAACGGGTCTGAAACGACAGCTACCTTCTAGTCAGACTGGACAATGTGTTTGCCCATCCTTGCCAGAAAGAGGACATCACCGCCGGGAAAAGAGGCGTTACGAGAGAATAGGAGTTGGGCATGCAGTAAACTCTTTGTTATAACCACCTCGCGTATCGATCGTTTCTTCGAACAGCTCTAATTGCAACTCACAACATTGTGCACTGTCTTTTTGAGAAACCGATCCATACAACAAGTCTACGATGGCTCCCTTCATCACGGCCAACGGAGATGACAACTACGACACGGAAGTCAAAGCACGCCTGGATCACAAGATTGCACCACGTGTTTCAGTAGAAGAAGTAAGCATCGCAGTCTGGCTGCCCATGAGAATATCCTGTAGCTAATCAGTTCTTCCCAGCTCTCACACGACGATGGCTTGACTCAGCTAAGCGCTCTGGGCGAAGTTGCCCTTGGGCGTATTGCCACCTTCGATGCCCGCATTCACTCTGTGAATGATACAGACACTACGGACGCCGTGAACATCCTTCTTCGTGATGGCGGTCTCTTTGCTTTCGGTTCGATCAAACTGAAAGACGTCGATGATGAGACGGCTGAGACCGCGCACTCGCTGACAGCCGAGTCACTCGTGCGGGTCTCGGGACCCGTCATTGCACACCGTAAAACTCATGGCCGGGACGAAATCACGGCTTCAATTGAGATCAACAAACTGAAAATAATCTCGGCAGCCAAGACGGGCCTCGCCAAGGGGTTGGTATCCCACCGAGCCCCGGGGGAGGACTCGGAACAGCGCGAGTCTGGCCTGGACGGCATATCCCTCAACGACCGCCTCGACAATAGAGTCCTTGACGTCCGAGTCGCCTCCACTGCTTCCATCTTCAAGATCTTCTCGGGCGTCCacgagcttgccgtcgagTATCTCTCCGGCCGCGGCTTCCATTGGACTCCCACGCCGTCCCTGATCAACTACAAGATCCCCGGGGACGACGACTACTTCTCCGTCCCCTATTTCGCCGGGAAAGACGCGTGGCTGACGCAGACTGGCGAGGTGCACCTGGGCATGGCGCTGTCTGCCGACCTGGACCGCATTTATGACGTGCACCCCGTGTTCCGCCGAGAGAGGAACGTGTCAACCCGACACTTGACTGAGGTAAGCCTTCAACTATCCTGGATCATGGACATACGTCAAGTAGACCCCCTATGCTAACACGGAATACACAGTTCATCTCCCTCGAGGTCGCATTTATAGTCAAGCATGACTGGGAAGAAATCCTGGAACTGACCGAATCCACCATCTTGTTCATCATCCACAACCTACAGGAGCGGCAAAAACACAAGTCTGAGCTTGACGTTGCGCGCCGATTGTACCCTTCAGCGGGAGGGTTCAGACTGGGTTTGGACGCCAAAGGCCGCCTGATCCGCATCACGTTCAAAGAGGCAAAACGCATACTCCGAGAAACCATTGGACGGCAAACGGATGATCAAAAAGACTTCTCGTATGTGAATGCCCTTTTCATCTTCGTATTTCTTCATATTCCGGCAACCTTGCCCCAGCCTGctcatcctcttccctcGCACCGCCGAAGCCACCGCAGACAGCAGAACGACCACTGACTTGACCCGGcaggagagaagaagaagcggccCTCGGCCACTACTTCGCCGGCGATAACtccggcctcggcccggcGACGGACCTCTTCGTCATCACGCACTACCCGAGGCACCTGCGGCCGTACAACTTCTTCCCCGCCGCGGGGGACGAGTCCGCGACCAACTCGttcgacatcatcatgcGCGGCCAGGAGGCGTGCACCGGCCTGCAGCTCATCCACGCGCACGCGGAGCTGCGCAGGGCCATGCTCGCCCGCGACCCGCCCATCGACCCGGACTCGGACATGTGGCGTCCCTTCGTGGAGGCGTACGAGGCCGGCGCGCCTCCCCAGGGCGGCTTTGGGAGTAAGTGATGTGTTGCGCGTTGTGTTTCCGCTTTGTTCCGTCATCTCAAGCCCATACTTGATCCGATGCTAATTGAGACCTCTGCAGTGGGACTGAACCGGTTTGTGCAAGGGTTTCTCGGGCTGGCTGATATCCATGAGACGGTGTTATTCCCCCGCGATGCCTCGCGGTTGGGGCCTTGAGACATTGTGGTGACCACACGGTGGAAATTCTTTGGTTCCTGAGTAGTGAGGTATGCAGTGGCACCGAGTCGCAATCATGAGGCGGGCTTGACAAGGCCCATTCGTACGCATCATCGTACAGAACGAGAATGTTAGTTTTCTTCTTTGAACTTGACCTGGAAGATTTCAAGTGCCCGTGTCCATCAATGGGGAGTTTTTGAGCCATTGTGAGAGGATAGTTTCTCAGGAGCCACAATGGAGGGTGGAATCTCTTCCGGGTAGGTTTACCAAAATCATTGTGTTGTAGGTATGGAACGACTCAGTTGTGGTCACTAACAAGCATAGCCACGCTGAGTTAATAACAAATTGAAAGCTCTGAACTTTGTTAACACGGCAGAATAGTACACGTTCTTATTTACAGAGAGTTTTACTCTGTTTGTACTGCTTCTTGGGGCGGGTTAGGGACTTGGTTGTGTTGGAAGGCTAAATATCCTACTGATTCATAGATGTTGCACTAAGTCTTCATGTCTCGTGACAACCCAAGAGTGCGATTTGTTCTCTTTGAGATGATACATGTGAAGTTGTAATACataagtaatagtattaCCGAGGTACGATTGAGAAATATCAAGGTCAAACTgtaacaacaacaatagCGCTCACTTTAAGAGACAGAAAAGAGCCCATCTCGCCAGCCTGGCAAGCTACAATTCAAACAGTTAATGCTTACTGCTGGAGCACAGCAACGTTAGACTGTCTAATCACTTCTAGAACTCTTATGCGCCCTCTCCCAAGAACCTCTCAATCTCATCCCTCCCTAGCTCATATCCCTGCGCAAAATCCCCGAAAGCCGCAGAATCGTCTCTGATCAGCTCCACGATCGCCTTGAAACAgtccctcttcctcccgaCAATCAGCCGCagggccttcttctccttctccaagaGGAAGTCatccgcctcggccacccACTCCTCCAGATCGACAAAGGCACATCCGAGCCCCAGGAGCAGCCCTTCGTTCTCGATGGGGCGCGCGGCCCAGTCAAGCATCTGGCGCGCAAATCTCACAGCGCTCTGCGTGTCATTGTCCAGGtccccatcatcatcatcaacatcactCTCTGGCATAACCCGTGCTCCAGTGCCCAGAACGTCCTTGAGCCCAGCAGCCTCCGGCAGCTGATGGCGCCGTCTGATCTCGTTaccgaggccgacaaggcTCGGGAAGTACCCCGGGCGCGAGTACTCGTCCATccccgccgcgccgtccgTCTCGGGCATGAAGCCGTACTCGGCGCGGAGGATGCGCACGAGCTGCGAGCCGAGGGGCCGCGCCGTCCTGTAGGGAGTGTTGACGGTGTTCTCGAGCAGACCGGCGTGGGCGAACCACAGCGGGAGAAGGACGTCGAGCCGGACCGTCGAGGCTTGAAGGGGAGGCCGCGGGGTGAAGCTTGAGGCCGTGATCTCCGCTCTGGCAGGCCGGGGCTCTGGCTCGCGTTGTTGAAGGAACGCCGCATGATCAACCGTGTGGTCTCGGGGCAAGAAACCGGCAAATGTTGGAGACGATGCCGGTTgtctgctgccgccgccgccgccgccgccgccgccaacaaaTCGCCGGTATGACCTCTCGCACACAGCAGCCTCGTCGCTGTCTGTCCCCAGCGAGTCAACCCACGCAcacagctcctcgacctcggcgttcGTAAACGCCCCGAACATCCTGCCCTTCCACGACAGCTCCCGGACCAGCAGACTGTTCTTGCTGTTGCCCCGGCGTACCCAGGGGGTCGCGTTGGCCAGAGCGTGGAGGAAGTCGTGCGGGTtctctcctccgccgccgccgccgctgctggaggaggagcccCATGCCGACGGGGCCAGCCAGTCCATGAGCTTGTGCTTGCCGATCCTGACACGGCTCGCGCAGTGCAGCTTCTGCGAGACGTTGGCCTTGAAGCGCAtgatgtcgacgatgcgcaGGCCGTTCTCGCCAATGTCGCggaggccgccggccggcagggtctcgcggccgccgacggtcCTGGACAAGACGTAGCCGGCCTGGATGCGTCGCCAGGCCTCCTggaggtcgtcgagcacGCCCGTCTGCTGGACCAGGTCGAGGTACTTGGTGACGGTGGCCAGGGCCATGGCCGTGTGGCCCGAGTCGGCGTTGTCGATGGAGACGTGCAGGAGGAAGTAGTAGCCGGATATGCCCAGCTCGGGGAGCTCCCTGGAGGCCATCAGCGTCTCGAGGGTCAACAGCTCGTAGTGCATGTTGAACCCCAGCATCTCCGGCAGAAACTCGttggggaagagggagatgaGCAGCTGCGCCGTGGCGGACTTCCAGGTCTGCTCGTCACCCATGTCGAGGTCGGGATCGATAAACTCCGCGCTGGAGCCGTCGGGCAGACGAAGCCCGATGCTCTCCAGGAGGCTGCGGTAGAGATGGACGTGGTTCTTCTCCAGGTCTCCGTCCCCGAGCTCCTCCGACAGGACCTGCCAGGCGTCCCGCGTCACGGGCCGGAGAGCAAAGGGCGTCGTGATCTTGTGCACGTGGCCCAGCcaggcgccgtcgacgtacTTTGTGGGCGCGGCCTGCTTGAGCCACTTCTCGGCCGCATCGCGGTCCCGGAACAGCTCGGggccctggccggcggcccGGCGCAGGCTGTACTGCTCCCACTGGTCCAGAACGCCGGTGTGCTCGGCGAAGAGGAACCCGTGGAGGGCGGCGCGGTCGTAGGACTGGATGTCGAGGATGCCGCGGTCTCTGGGCCTCGACTGCTCGATCAACAGGGCCTCATGCAGCAGCCCAACGAGCGCCTGCCGGGCCCTGGGGAGGATGTCGGTGTACTTTTCGAGATTCTGCAGCTTGTAGTACAGCTCCTTGTAAAGATGGGTCTTgtcgggcgcggcggcccCATCTGGGCCGTTGGCCGTGGTCTTTGATTCGGGCGCCAAGGGGGCGCTCTTCTCGCTTGTCTGGTTCACTGTGGAACCTCGGCGTGATGAGCTGCTTGTCGGACGGGCCGCGAGGCGTTTGCGGTGTAAGGCGACAAGAGACCGGGCTATGATGGCCACTGCGACGAAGAGCAGGGCTCGGAGCCAGAGGCGTGTTGCAAAAGCCATATTGAGGATGACTACGAAGACCTAGTCACGGCCGTCAACTGATAACCCATTCTATACTCTAGAGAAAGATGGGAAACCAGTTCAACAACGGGCAGCATTAGGCGCACGAGATGTAAGTTAAGAAGAGCCTTTCATGTTGTGACAGCAACTAGCGAAGAGTCTTTTGCAACCAACCCAACATACCGACCAACTCACCAaagaccccccccccaactGTAGTTACAGTAATCTTCCATCGCAGTAAGTCAGTCCTGTCCTAGTAAGCAGGGAGAACACAGGTATCAACTTTCCCAGCAACCTTCCTGCGCCGTGTAGGCCTTGTAGGCCCTGTAGACGCCCATGGTCGCGCCATGACAGCGAGGTGATCACGCAATGGCTCGGCGCTTACTCAATCGCCCTTCGCCTGTGAGGCACAGTAATAAACCCACAAAGAGTCTCAGTTGGCCATGTcgagggttttttttttcccgcCCGTTCCCCGTGGTTCTGGTCGTCTTTGCTTTCTTTCGAATTGTTTTGCGTTCCTTGCACCCACGAGCCGGACGTTGCTTTTTTTCTGCTGGCAACTGTCGGGTGTAGACTGTTGTAGTCGACATCTGTTTCCAAACCCTGTTGCCTATCTGTGTTGACGGCAACGACTTGATACTTTCGAAGCCGGCATGTCCGTCAACGTGCCTCCGGGCGATGGCACCACAATATCCGGCGGCGGGATCCCCGTCCCGAACGCGGCAAACGCAaacgtcggcgccgctgccgatCACAAGGAGGTTCCGCCCCAGCagagcagcggcggcgattTCGACGAGGAGGCTGCCGATGAAGAGGATGCCGAGAGCTTCCCCAAGTTGTCCAGATGGAGGAGCATACTTCTGACGGCTGTTATTTCCACAGCCGGACTACTGACCGTACGTTCTCTCGCTTTGTCTTCCCTTATCCTCGATGAACGTACCGTACCGTCTTCCCCCCGCAGCCCACTCCTCTTCCAACCCAGAACGCCAGCCAGCCCCGGTTATGAAAACAGAAGCTAACCAAACCAAAAACAGGTCCTCAACGTGCAATCAGTAGTCATCTTGTTGCCCTCCATGTCCGCCGAGATCGGGatccccgccgcccgccagcaggtcgtcgtctccatctACAACATCTCAACGGGCAGCCTGATGCTGCTCTGGGGCCGGATCGCCGACATCTACAGCCGCCGACTTGTCTATCTCGCCGGCTCCAGCCTCTTCACCGTGTCCAACCTCTGCCTGCCCTTCACCAAGTAAGAGAACTTCCCCTTGACTGGTCTTGCTCTGCCCCGGTCTTCTCACCCCTGACTAACCGctttcctccccttcccatcACTAGATATGAGATTCCCTTTCACATCGTCCGCTTCCTCCAGGGcatgggcgccgccgccattaTCCCCTCGggcatcggcatcatcgcctcGACCTTCCCCCGCGGCAAGGCCCGCAACAACGCATACGTCTGCATCTCtgccgtcgcctccgtcgGGTCTGTCCTGGGCAACATCTTTGGAGGTGTCATCGGCAGCCTGCTGTCCTGGGAGTGGGTGTTTTGGATCCCTGcgatcctcgccgccgtcgccaccgtGCTGGCCTACTTCGTCACGAACACGCCTCACCTCCGCTCGTCATccgccgacgcggcggcggctcgcAGCGGCAAGGGCGTGGACTGgatcggcggcgtcctcgtctcGAGCAGtctggtgctgctgctggcggcctTCACCCAGGCCAACGTCATCGGCTGGTCGACGCCCTGGATCCCGCCGCTCATCGTGGGATCcgtcctgctgctggccgccTTTTGCTTCTGGCAGCACCGCCTTGAGAAGCTGAACGACCGGGCCAAGGAGCCCCTGGTGCGGGTTTCCATGTTCAGGAACCTGCAGTTCTCGGCGCTCTTCGTCCTGGTGGGATGCTTCTACGCCTCGTTCAACAGTTTCCTGGTTTTTGTCACGTTCTTGTAAGTTCTCCCTTTTGGTGCGGCGGGCTCTCGCAAAGTGATGGTAATACGAGACATTGGGGTGGTCGATCTTGTTAACGCAACAGCAGTTACCAGGACTACCTTGCACTGGGAGAGATCGATACGACTCTGCGCTTTCTCCCTGCCGGTATCGCCGGGTTCCTGATATCCTTCGCCGTGTCCCCGGCCCTCTCTCGCATCCGCGCCTTTTACATCCTCGTCTTGGGGCTGGCCTGTAGCGTCATCTCCCCGTTCATCATGGCCgtccccatcccccccaGCACGTCCTACTGGGCGTACGGGTTTCCGGCCATGTGCTTGTGCCTCAGCATCGAGGTCGTCTGGCCCGTCGTCAGCCTGCTTATTGCCGCTAGGCTGTCCACCGCCGACCAGGGGATGGGGAGCGGGCTCTTGCAGAGCGTCAACAACGTCGGACGCGCCCTGGGCCTTGCGATCGCTACTGCGGTTCAGACGAAGACGCAGggcttcgacgaggcggacgtCGATACGTTTGAGGGCTCTGCCGGGTTTCTTTACGGCGTGCGGGCTGCGCAGTGGACGAATGTCGGGTTGGCGGCCACGGCGCTGTGTATCGCGGTGGCTTTCTTCCGGGACCTGGGGCGTGCCTGAGTACATATCTTCGTGAGCAGTGCTGTTAATGTTTGCAACAGCTACATGCTAGAGATAACGTGGCTCTTGATCCTAATCATCACTTACCGATACTTCACAATGTCTTTCACGATATTGGACAAGACGAGTAGCAATCTTACTGGATGGCTTTTGAAATTTCTCGAGATAATAGGACCAATCTTGGAAACATCTCCCATGAGCAGTTACATGACTCAATCAAGATGTAATCTACTCGCCACTCTGAGTGTAACTGACGATAATCCCAAAGCAAAGAGAAAACAGAGGATAGAGGCTTTCCTACGACGTTCCTATCACAATCATGTTCTACTCTGCCAAAGGTCTTAAACTTTGCGTCTTATTGGCGGTACTAACGACTCTCCTCTAGCGGCTCAGCAAGCTCCTCTCCAAGTCCTTGTCCTCATAAACACTGGCCTCTTTAACCTTGACCAACGAGCCTCCATAAATGCCCTCCTGAAGGGCCTTGGTAGCACTCCTCTCCCGTCCCCGGACGCGGGCCCGGTACGTCTCGTACTCTTGCTCCGATAGCGTGGCGAAGAGATACCTCGGATTcacgccgacgacctgcGCCCCCTTCTGCCCGAACCCGAACGAGGTCACGCTGAAGGCCTTTAGGTCCGCGGCGTTCTTGTAGGTgcgggaggggaagaagaggaggtcTCGGTCCcgcagctcggcgtcgatgttGTCCGCGTTGCGGTTCCCCGGTATGATTCCCGTGGCGAGCATCTGTATGCAGCCATTGAGGGCGAAAGCGCCTGGTTGACCGTACATGTATCAGTAAACAGAGCAGGATCTTGAGGGTGTGTAAGCCAGCATATGCGGCTTCGATTTCAACTCACCCGCGGCCCCTTTCCCGTGGCCCAACAGACTCTTCTGCAGCACGCAGGGGAGGACGTTGCCCTTGGTCCGGCCCAGCCACTCGAGCTGGCTCTGTATCACGGCCGTCTCGTTGGTGTCGTTCTTCTTGGTGCTCGTCCCGTGCAGGCTGGCCACGTCCAGGTCGTCAATCGTCAGCCCCCATACGGCGAGGGATCCCCTGAGCGGCGATATCGACGTCTCCCGGCGCCAGAAGTTGTTCCCATACCGTCCCTTTGCCTCTTTGATCGAGCGTTGTGCGTCCTCTTCGATCTGGTTCCGGTAGTGCTCCGCGATCTCGGCTTCCGTGGGCGTGGACGTCGactcctcatcctcaccaCCCAGAGATGGCGAGCCCAGTTGATCTCGGCCACCTCCGCTCGTGGCCCCGTTGCCCGAgcctgacgacgacggcgatgccgccaGCCGCGTCTCGAGCCACTCGAGGTCAAGGGCCCGCCTCTCCTGGATCTGGTTGAGCCGGCGGTCCagttggcgtcggcggtaCTTGAGAtccagcagcggcgacggGAACCTCccgcgctcctcggccgcgatCGTCAGGATCCCCTTGCCGGGCGCCGGCACGGACCGGCCGATCTTGTCCGACGCCGTGTGCGTCAGCGCGATGACGGCCCGGATCGGCAGGCCCATGTCGACGGCCAGCCGCGCCGTGGTCATGAGCTGGATGCCGCacccctcgccctcgacgaagccgttgCGCGTGCTGGTCGTCGGGCGCGAGGCCTCCCCCGGCGTGCGTCCGGCGGCGGAGTCCctgtcggcgtcgatggtGGCCTGCATGTTGGCGAACTCCTGCGCGATGTCGCGCTCCAGCGAGTCGGTTCCCCCGACCAGcacggccttggccttgccgccgaggatcAGGTCGTAGCCCGTGTCGAGCGACTCGAGCGAGGTGGCGCACGCGCCGACGGGCGTGCGGATGGGGCCGGACGAGCCGCAGAGCAGCATGTTGAgccacgccgccgtcgtgttGACAAAGGTCTCGGCCAGGATGTCCTTCTGCACCTGCCGGTCGAGGTACCGCCGCTTGAACATCTCGTGGAGCGACTTGAGGCCGCCCAGGCTGGCGCCCACGGCGTTGCCGAGCTCCGAGACGTGGATGTGTTCGTACAGCTCGTACGGGTCGGTGATGCCCGCCGACAGGAACGCCTCGACGGTGGACACGAGGGCATACAGGGTCACGGGGTCGACCTGGTGGATGACGTCGTCGGGGATGCCGTACACGCGCGGGTCCCAGCCCGTGGGCATCtggacgccgacgccatgcCGGAACCGGGCGGCCTTGGGGATGTACAGGATTGTCCCGGGGCGGAACGTGACAAAGAcctggccgccatcgccgccggccgacgCGTCGATGAACACCTTGTCGCCATGCTCGCGCTTGAGGTCGTCTGCCGTCTCGGGGGATACTTCGATGGGCTCGAGAGCCTCGTTGACGGCCACCTCGTGGAGCGTCTGCTCGTGGTCGGGCGAGGCGAGGTCGTGCTCCTGGCGTTCCACTACGCGGATGCCCGTGTGGTCCAGGATGTAGCTCTCgtacttggccttgacgTGGACATCCGATATGGGCTCTTTGGTCTCCGTCTCGATCCAGCCGCAGTAGTGTTTCCCCCGGAGCGGCCCGTTGTGGTACTTGACGAGGCCCATGATCCATGCCAGCTCGAGACACCCGTCGATGGAGAAGGTCCCGGAGCATTCGGCCTCCCAGCGCGTCCGGGTGCTTCCGTAGGGACCTGGAACAACATCGATATGTGTTAAAGCAACGTTTTCTGATAGTTTCGACGTGGGTGGCACGTCGTCCAGAGGGGCCACACAAACGCAGACTTACCAGTCTCACCAAACCCTACAATGACAGCAACTTGTTCCAAATCAACCATGCCCTGCAGCTCTGCCGGGAGAGATCGAATATCCTCATACTCGGGCAggttgacggcctcgacatGAATCCTCGCCTTTCTGGACACCTTGGGCTTGGATGtagcagcatcagcatcaacagcagcatcagcatcagcaccTTCCCTCTCCAATGCACGCTCCTTGAAGACCAGCCTCTTGATCTCGCTCGCCGTGTTGATGTCCTCTTGGATTTGGTCCAGGGCCGGCTTGAGGTTCGTGAACCTGGACAGCTCGCCGCTCAGATCCGCCATCAGGGGCTCGAGGTCgcagaaggcggcgacgccggcgtcgaggaggccgacgacgtgcCACGCCATCTCGTGCGCCGAGAAGGTCCGGATGCCCAGCTCGCGCTCGATGCCCGTGGCCAGCACGTCGTTGGTGCCCATGAGCTCCGTCCCGCGCGTCcagccgatgacgacgccgcaGACGGTCAGGTAGTCCCGCCACCCCTGCGACCACCACTTGTTGACCAGCGCCTCGAGCCCCATCTTGGACTCGGCGTACagcccgtcggcgccgaagaTGCCGTGGTTGGGCGACAGGGGCAGCAGCACGTGCGTCGGGTGCGTCTCGATGCGCCGCCGCGCCTTGCTGCTCTTGACGGCCCCGAGCAGCCGGACCAGGTTGGTCAGCATGACGCGGTGCGCCACCTCGGACCggtcgtcgatgccgtcgatggcCCGCCCCGgctcgccgagggccgcgaaCGGGATGACGTGGTCCAGGTCCCAGCCGAGGCCGCCCCggctctcgtcgtcgtagaTGTAGCCGACCAGCCGCAGCGTGTCCTGGTGGCTGGCCCCGTTGAAGGGGACGACCACCAGCTCCGACCCGCTGGCGCCGTGCCGGCGGTACAAGTCCTGGTAGAAGTCGACGGTGCTTTTCGAATacgagctcgtcgtcacGAGCAgcctggcgccggcggccagcgTAAGTGACacgatctcggcgccgatggaGCCCTTGCCCGCGCCCGTCAGAAGGATGCATTTGTCCCGGAGCGAGATGCCTTCGGACGAAGCCCGCTGGAACCACTGCAGGTAGCCGTTCGTCAGGTCGTCGTTCCGGTACCACCCGTTCCGGCCCTTGGTCTGGAGCTCCGGCGTCCATCGGAGCCCGGACGTGTCC
Protein-coding regions in this window:
- a CDS encoding Aspartyl-tRNA synthetase, which gives rise to MAPFITANGDDNYDTEVKARLDHKIAPRVSVEELSHDDGLTQLSALGEVALGRIATFDARIHSVNDTDTTDAVNILLRDGGLFAFGSIKLKDVDDETAETAHSLTAESLVRVSGPVIAHRKTHGRDEITASIEINKLKIISAAKTGLAKGLVSHRAPGEDSEQRESGLDGISLNDRLDNRVLDVRVASTASIFKIFSGVHELAVEYLSGRGFHWTPTPSLINYKIPGDDDYFSVPYFAGKDAWLTQTGEVHLGMALSADLDRIYDVHPVFRRERNVSTRHLTEFISLEVAFIVKHDWEEILELTESTILFIIHNLQERQKHKSELDVARRLYPSAGGFRLGLDAKGRLIRITFKEAKRILRETIGRQTDDQKDFSREEEAALGHYFAGDNSGLGPATDLFVITHYPRHLRPYNFFPAAGDESATNSFDIIMRGQEACTGLQLIHAHAELRRAMLARDPPIDPDSDMWRPFVEAYEAGAPPQGGFGSK
- a CDS encoding Drug resistance protein, which translates into the protein MSVNVPPGDGTTISGGGIPVPNAANANVGAAADHKEVPPQQSSGGDFDEEAADEEDAESFPKLSRWRSILLTAVISTAGLLTVLNVQSVVILLPSMSAEIGIPAARQQVVVSIYNISTGSLMLLWGRIADIYSRRLVYLAGSSLFTVSNLCLPFTKYEIPFHIVRFLQGMGAAAIIPSGIGIIASTFPRGKARNNAYVCISAVASVGSVLGNIFGGVIGSLLSWEWVFWIPAILAAVATVLAYFVTNTPHLRSSSADAAAARSGKGVDWIGGVLVSSSLVLLLAAFTQANVIGWSTPWIPPLIVGSVLLLAAFCFWQHRLEKLNDRAKEPLVRVSMFRNLQFSALFVLVGCFYASFNSFLVFVTFFYQDYLALGEIDTTLRFLPAGIAGFLISFAVSPALSRIRAFYILVLGLACSVISPFIMAVPIPPSTSYWAYGFPAMCLCLSIEVVWPVVSLLIAARLSTADQGMGSGLLQSVNNVGRALGLAIATAVQTKTQGFDEADVDTFEGSAGFLYGVRAAQWTNVGLAATALCIAVAFFRDLGRA
- a CDS encoding Fatty acid synthase alpha subunit; translation: MDATVKRYTQAETQLAQILLTELLAHQFCFPVQWIDTQDAILRDFLTERLVEIGPAEILINMAKKSINAGGFGATDIAAGLRRELLSYAKNADSIYFRHQEAEAETKDIAGHDAKTQVANSTHTTAAVTPNVPVASEAASPSTPPKPVEAVAQEVQQQPVSLFDTPTTSLDILTALVAVALKKPSSEIATDQSIKGLCGGRSTLQNEIIGDLVKEFGSLPDQPEDMPISSLSGILTDLGQGNKLGPGMLGLVSKLASTKMPAGTSTATFRQYLENRWRFQTGLQDRVLVRAIFHQPGTRLASEKDVHSFLDDMAKGVLHDLGVAPSALSPGAAQQENPAAAVAVSSGELDAIRGEQRGRDRAFLQVYAKQQSVDLDSGTIERQKARGIIDSLQGKLDDWSAEHGSFYEQGIAPVFDAKKARRYDSYWNWAVQDLLELFSQAMLSPSLTPQQQEGLDTRINEALVRLPTRATPQLLDVVHYLIRTLNKAPDTPHIALVKQWLQDLRGRCASASGKKPAPFRHTVISTVPILEMDAEGNTAVSLVPRLTRSAGTSTTAATPPNQEQDPSGCEAGSSNSTLSDSSRSESSAPEDVFSGAPTGTQSAVRSPFSSVYREPFVVPAAGEQPSDGSYSDTSGLRWTPELQTKGRNGWYRNDDLTNGYLQWFQRASSEGISLRDKCILLTGAGKGSIGAEIVSLTLAAGARLLVTTSSYSKSTVDFYQDLYRRHGASGSELVVVPFNGASHQDTLRLVGYIYDDESRGGLGWDLDHVIPFAALGEPGRAIDGIDDRSEVAHRVMLTNLVRLLGAVKSSKARRRIETHPTHVLLPLSPNHGIFGADGLYAESKMGLEALVNKWWSQGWRDYLTVCGVVIGWTRGTELMGTNDVLATGIERELGIRTFSAHEMAWHVVGLLDAGVAAFCDLEPLMADLSGELSRFTNLKPALDQIQEDINTASEIKRLVFKERALEREGADADAAVDADAATSKPKVSRKARIHVEAVNLPEYEDIRSLPAELQGMVDLEQVAVIVGFGETGPYGSTRTRWEAECSGTFSIDGCLELAWIMGLVKYHNGPLRGKHYCGWIETETKEPISDVHVKAKYESYILDHTGIRVVERQEHDLASPDHEQTLHEVAVNEALEPIEVSPETADDLKREHGDKVFIDASAGGDGGQVFVTFRPGTILYIPKAARFRHGVGVQMPTGWDPRVYGIPDDVIHQVDPVTLYALVSTVEAFLSAGITDPYELYEHIHVSELGNAVGASLGGLKSLHEMFKRRYLDRQVQKDILAETFVNTTAAWLNMLLCGSSGPIRTPVGACATSLESLDTGYDLILGGKAKAVLVGGTDSLERDIAQEFANMQATIDADRDSAAGRTPGEASRPTTSTRNGFVEGEGCGIQLMTTARLAVDMGLPIRAVIALTHTASDKIGRSVPAPGKGILTIAAEERGRFPSPLLDLKYRRRQLDRRLNQIQERRALDLEWLETRLAASPSSSGSGNGATSGGGRDQLGSPSLGGEDEESTSTPTEAEIAEHYRNQIEEDAQRSIKEAKGRYGNNFWRRETSISPLRGSLAVWGLTIDDLDVASLHGTSTKKNDTNETAVIQSQLEWLGRTKGNVLPCVLQKSLLGHGKGAAGAFALNGCIQMLATGIIPGNRNADNIDAELRDRDLLFFPSRTYKNAADLKAFSVTSFGFGQKGAQVVGVNPRYLFATLSEQEYETYRARVRGRERSATKALQEGIYGGSLVKVKEASVYEDKDLERSLLSR